CTGTGGTATCTGAAGTTTTTATGGAAGGGTTTTGGCATTAGTGGCTTGTTATCACCGCGAAATCTTTACCACGTATTCAATTTATTGAGAGCATCTGGCGAATGTGTATTGGAGGATTGGATTTTCCGGTTTAAAACTAGAGGCTTGCCAGCCAATAGTATTATTGCCAACGTGACAGAAGAGTTCAAGAATTATCGATACCAACCTGAGTTGCAACCCTGGACACAAAAGGTAGCTGAACAACCCTTACCAACAAATAGCAAAAATACTTCAATTGCTTCAGAGCTAGTCACACTCAAGGTTTAACTATAATCTCTAGGTGCCCAAAAGAGAACAGTCGTGTGAAAGGTAGTTTGGCATCTGTGTTGTGATACTGAGTTGCATTGAGTGGGGGAATGTGGTTCGACTTCGCTCACCAACCGGGGGATGTTATATCAAGTCTGCCTGATTATTTATAATTCGGAGTATGTGTGCAGAAACATTAAAACCCTCTCCACTGCACCCCTTCGCCCCTAATCCCCACTTCCTTCGGTCGTGGGGGCCCCGAGTTCCCCTGCTCCCCTGCTCCCTTGCAGCCTTAATGAAGCGATCGCCAAAATCAACAGATGTCAAAGACTGCCATTTCTTTCTGTTCTCTATATAAACTTTTGTTGCAAGAGGCGTAATTAGTTTTGGTTTAACTGAGGATAAAATATATGCTCACTCAGAGTAAAATTAGCTATTTTGTGAACAACCAGCGAAATTTTTTTCAGAATGGACAAACAAAAAATATTGATTTTAGGATTGAAAGTCTCAAACAATTAGAACAAGCAATTGAGCAGAATAAAGATGCGATCGTTAAAGCTTTGAAAGCTGATTTGCACAAACCAGGATTTGAAGCTTATTTTGAAATCATGGGAGTTATCAGTGAAATTAAATATGCGATTAAAAATCTGAAAAATTGGACAAAGCCGCAAAAAGTTTCTACGCCATTTTTTCAATTTTTGTCTTCAAGTAAAGTTTATCAGGAACCTCTGGGCGTAGTCTTGATTATCGGCCCTTGGAATTACCCAGTGAATTTAATTCTGACTCCTTTAGTGAGTGCGATCGCTGCTGGCAACTGTGCTATTTTAAAACCATCAGAAATCGCCTCACATACCTCTTCAGTTATAGCTGATATCATTCAAAAAACTTTCGATGCATCTTTTATTACTGCGATTGAAGGAGGTGTAGAAACCAGTAAAGAACTTTTATCAGAAAGTTTCGATCATATCTTTTTTACAGGAGGAACTGAAATTGGCAAAATTGTCATGTCAGCCGCAGCCCAACATCTTACACCAGTCACCCTCGAATTAGGAGGCAAAAGTCCTTGTATTGTGGATGATAGTATTCACATTGAATACACTGCAAAAAGAATCGTTTGGGGAAAGTTCAGCAATGCAGGTCAAACTTGTACGGCTCCTGACTATCTTTTAGTCAACCAGAAGATTAAAAAAGATTTGTTGAATAGCATCAAAGAACAAATACAAAAATTTTATGGTGACGACCCATCAACAAGCCATAGCTATGCACGAATCATCAATCAAAGACATTTTTCTCGTCTTTCTGAATTGCTCAAAGATGGCAAAATTGTAGTAGGAGGAGATACTAATTTAGATCATCTCTACATTGCTCCTACTGTTATAGATCAAGTCTCTTGGAAAGACTTGATCATGCAAGAAGAAATTTTTGGCCCTATTCTTCCTGTTATTGAATACACCGACCTATCAGAAGCAATTCAACTTGTTAACAAACAACCAAAACCACTCGCTTTATACTTCTTTTCCAGCAATAAAAAAAATCAAGAGTTGGTTTTGCAGTCAACAGTATCAGGTGGTGTCTGTATCAATGACACTGTTATGCATTTGACTGTACCAACTTTACCTTTCGGCGGAGTCGGAGCTAGTGGCTTTGGTCGTTATCATGGTAAGGCTGGCTTTGATAATTTTTCTTATCAAAGAGGAGTATTAAACAAATCCTTTCTGATCGATTTGAAATGGAGATATCCTCCCTATCGACAAAAAAAGCAGCACTAACTATGTAGATAGACGTAAATCAAGTTAACTGGTGAGGATCGTTATTTATTGAAAATACTTTGTGCCTTAGTGGTAAAAAATATTCAACCACAAAGACGAGGCAGCGAGCCGCTCTTGTTGCGACTGCCGTCACTAAGACACAAAGAGAAAAATTTTTACCTATTTTAGCGGTGAAACAATGATTGCAATTGCAGTTAGTCCTTATCTTGATGGTAACTTTTCTCCTGTACAAGCGGAAATGACTGTCAATAACTTACCAGTGATAGGTAAGCTACCTCCTGATTTATGCGGTATGTTTGTCCGCAATGGCCCTAATCCCCAGTTTCAGCCCCCAGGGCGTTACAACTGGATTGATGGGGATGGCATGTTGCATGAGATACAGATTAGCAATGGTAAAGCCGCCTACCGCAATCGCTATGTGCAGACACGGGGATTTAAAATGGAACAAAAGGCCGGTCGAGCTATTTGGACTGGTCTGTTGGAACCACCAAAGCTAAATAATCCCCCTAATAACCTCTTTGGGCCATTCAAGAATACTGCAAATACTTCTTTAGTGTGGCACGCAGGCCGCCTCTTGGCACTTTGGGAAGGAGGTGAACCATACGAAATTGACTTGCCTGACCTCGATACAATTGGCCCATACACTTATAATGGTCAACTAACTTCTGCTTTTACAGCTCACCCCAAAATTGATGCCAGAACTGGGGAGATGATGTTTTTCGGCTATTCTTTGCTGCAACCACCTTATCTACGCTATAGCGTTGTTTCAGCTGCCGGAAAGATAATTCAAACAGTTCCTATTGACCTACCAATAGGGGTGATGATGCATGACTTTGCCATCACTGAAAACTATACAATTTTTCTGGATTTACCCCTGACATTTAGGATAGAAAGGCTGCAACAAAGGGAACCAGCTTACATGTTTGAGCCTAATTCTTCTAGTCGGGTTGGTATTCTGCCGCGTTATGGAGATAACAGCAGTATTCGCTGGTTTGAAATTCCTACTTGCTACGTTGTACATACTCTGAATGCTTATGAAATTGGAGAAGAAATTGTCTTGCTTGGTTGCCGAGCAAATGATGCCAAAGCTCTAAATATACCAACAAAAACAACGTTAAATCACATCCAGGAAGACAAACCTAGTCTACACCGCTGGCGATTTAATCTGCGTAAAGGTGTGGTGAAGTCAGAGGCAATTGATGATTGGTCATCAGAATTTCCTACCTTGAATCAGCAATGGGTAGGAAGACAGAATCGCTACGGCTATACAG
Above is a window of Nostoc sp. UHCC 0702 DNA encoding:
- a CDS encoding aldehyde dehydrogenase family protein, which encodes MLTQSKISYFVNNQRNFFQNGQTKNIDFRIESLKQLEQAIEQNKDAIVKALKADLHKPGFEAYFEIMGVISEIKYAIKNLKNWTKPQKVSTPFFQFLSSSKVYQEPLGVVLIIGPWNYPVNLILTPLVSAIAAGNCAILKPSEIASHTSSVIADIIQKTFDASFITAIEGGVETSKELLSESFDHIFFTGGTEIGKIVMSAAAQHLTPVTLELGGKSPCIVDDSIHIEYTAKRIVWGKFSNAGQTCTAPDYLLVNQKIKKDLLNSIKEQIQKFYGDDPSTSHSYARIINQRHFSRLSELLKDGKIVVGGDTNLDHLYIAPTVIDQVSWKDLIMQEEIFGPILPVIEYTDLSEAIQLVNKQPKPLALYFFSSNKKNQELVLQSTVSGGVCINDTVMHLTVPTLPFGGVGASGFGRYHGKAGFDNFSYQRGVLNKSFLIDLKWRYPPYRQKKQH
- a CDS encoding carotenoid oxygenase family protein translates to MIAIAVSPYLDGNFSPVQAEMTVNNLPVIGKLPPDLCGMFVRNGPNPQFQPPGRYNWIDGDGMLHEIQISNGKAAYRNRYVQTRGFKMEQKAGRAIWTGLLEPPKLNNPPNNLFGPFKNTANTSLVWHAGRLLALWEGGEPYEIDLPDLDTIGPYTYNGQLTSAFTAHPKIDARTGEMMFFGYSLLQPPYLRYSVVSAAGKIIQTVPIDLPIGVMMHDFAITENYTIFLDLPLTFRIERLQQREPAYMFEPNSSSRVGILPRYGDNSSIRWFEIPTCYVVHTLNAYEIGEEIVLLGCRANDAKALNIPTKTTLNHIQEDKPSLHRWRFNLRKGVVKSEAIDDWSSEFPTLNQQWVGRQNRYGYTAKMADEQTPMFTFDGFLKYDFTRGYSQLHEFGSNRYGGEAVFVPRTDSVEEDDGWLLTLIYDSAKKTSELIVVNAQDITDEPVARILLPQRIPYGFHGIWIPKGF